One window from the genome of Salvia miltiorrhiza cultivar Shanhuang (shh) chromosome 7, IMPLAD_Smil_shh, whole genome shotgun sequence encodes:
- the LOC130994354 gene encoding uncharacterized protein LOC130994354 — protein MSAWCFVSNNPIIGTNRNSKSFWKTVAYMYEQSRADNPEIGGRRSIESLRNRYKRLNKNVTLWVAAYKKAYERRASGQSKEDIEKAAQAIYGKPKFTHHEVFEKVMSSYPNWELKLDSTGYVGRSHPDDEDSVDESRSSSKKSRTDEDVDPPTDSTPETPGSDASKFHRPIGRDKAKAKAKRKGKQTESQSSIVSYAFTAELREMRITREKEMKTSTLNTLMKKNQLSPDEEALKRRLMAELYGI, from the coding sequence ATGTCTGCTTGGTGCTTTGTCAGTAACAATCCAATTATTGGCACTAACCGAAATAGTAAGTCGTTTTGGAAAACTGTTGCATATATGTATGAGCAAAGTCGAGCAGATAATCCAGAAATTGGAGGTCGAAGGAGCATCGAATCATTGAGGAACCGTTACAAACGCCTCAACAAAAATGTAACTCTGTGGGTTGCTGCATACAAGAAAGCATATGAGCGACGAGCGAGTGGTCAGTCTAAAGAGGATATCGAGAAAGCAGCTCAAGCAATTTACGGTAAACCTAAGTTTACTCACCATGAAGTGTTTGAAAAAGTTATGAGCAGCTATCCGAACTGGGAACTGAAATTGGATAGTACTGGTTACGTAGGTCGTTCTCACCCAGACGATGAAGACAGTGTTGACGAAAGTCGTAGCAGCTCAAAAAAATCGAGGACAGATGAAGATGTGGATCCTCCAACCGACTCCACTCCAGAAACTCCAGGTAGTGATGCTTCAAAATTTCATCGTCCTATTGGTAGGGATAAAGCTAAAGCTAAGgctaaaagaaaaggaaaacaaacaGAATCACAATCTTCGATAGTTTCATATGCTTTCACTGCTGAACTACGCGAAATGAGAATCACACgcgaaaaagaaatgaaaacatCTACGTTGAATACGTTAATGAAAAAAAACCAGTTATCTCCAGATGAGGAAGCTCTCAAACGTCGGCTAATGGCAGAACTTTATGGAATATAA